From uncultured Desulfobacter sp.:
GGTATTGGCTTCGCCCAAAGCTTTAGCATATATTTTAGCAGTAGCGTTACCTTTGTTTCCAATATATTCCAGAGATTCAGCAAATGCCAGGAATTCACCTAAAGAATCCCATCTTAAATGACCTTCTTCCAGGAATTGCTGGATGTGTTTCGGGGCAGATCCACCGGCGCCGGTTTCAAACAGTCCGCCACCTGCCATCAAAGGAACGATGGAAAGCATTTTTGCACTGGTCCCAAGTTCAAGAATGGGGAACAAGTCTGTCAGATAATCCCTTAAAACATTACCGGAAGCTGCAATGGTATCTTGTGTTTTTCTTACACGACCGCAAGAAAAGGTACACGCCTCAGTCGGCGCCATAATATCAATTTCCAAACCGGATGTGTCATGATCCGGCAGGTATTTTTCGACCTTTTTAATCAGTTCAGCATCGTGGGCTCTGTTGCTGTCCAGCCAGAAAACAACCGGGAAACCCGTCAGTCTACCGCGATTAACGGCCAGTTTGACCCAGTCTTGAATGGGAGCATCTTTTACCTGGCACATTCTGAAAACATCGCCTTCTTCAACAGGGCGTTCAAGCAGAACGTTGCCGGCAGTATCGACAACCTTAACGGTTCCGGCAGCCGGTATTTCAAATGTTTTATCATGTGAACCGTATTCTTCAGCTTTCTTTGCCATCAAACCAACGTTTTGTACTGTACCCATGGTTGCAGGATCGAAAGCACCGTTTTTCTTGCAGTCGTCAATGGCTGCCTGGAAAACACCGGCATAGGCTCTGTCAGGAATCATGGCGAGGGTATCAGCAGCCTCTCCATCCGGTCCCCACATTTTTCCTGAATTACGAATCATTGCAGGCATGGAAGCGTCGATGATCACGTCACTTGAAACATGCAGGTTGGTAATACCTTTATCGGAATTAACCATTGCCAGAGGCGGTCTTTTTTCGTAGCAAGCCTGGATATCTGCTTCAATTTCAGCTTTTTTGTCTGCGGGCAAGGTTTCAATTCTTTTGTAAAGATCGCCAAGGCCCATGTTCGGATTCACACCGATTTCTTTGAACGTATCGGCATGTTTGTCAAAAACGTCCTGGAAGAAAACATAAACAATATGGCCGAAAAAAATCGGATCGGAAACTTTCATCATTGTTGCTTTAAGATGGGCTGATAGCAGAACGCCCCGATCTTTAGCTTCTTGAATCGCTTTAGCAACATATGCACGCAGCGCCTTTTTGCTCATCACGCATGCATTAATAACTTCTGCTGTTTCCAGGGCAAGCTTTTCTTTAAGAACAGTTTTTGATCCGTCTGCACCAACCAGTTCTATATTAACGTCACATGCTTTTTCAACAGTAGTTGCAACTTCAGTTCCGTAATAGTCGCCTTCGGTCATTGAAGCAACGTCGGTTTTGGAGTCAGGAGACCAGGGACCCATGGTGTGGGGATTTTTCTTGGCAAACTCTTTAACCGCAACAGCTGCTCTACGATCGGAGTTTCCTTCCCTTAAAACAGGGTTAACCGCAGAACCAAGATTCTTTGAATAGCGCTCTTTGATGGCAGCTTCTTCGTCATTTTTGGGCTCATCAGGATAATCGGGAACATCATATCCATTGTCCTGTAATTCCTTAATAGCAGCTTTCAATTGAGGAACAGAAGCACTGATATTCGGAAGTTTGATAATATTTCCGGCCGGGTCTACGGCAAGCTCGCCTAAAAAGGCCAGATCATCGGAGTGTTTTTGATCATCTTTCAAGCGGTCAGACCAGTTAGCTGCGACTCTTCCCGCCAGAGAGATATCTCTTAGTTCGATTTCAATATCGGATCCTTTAAGATACGATTTAATAATGGGAAGCAAAGAATGAGTTGCTAATAAAGGTGCTTCATCAGTTCTTGTCCATCTAATTGTTTCAGTCATGTTTATTCCTCTGTTGAAGTTTAGGTTTAAGACATCTAACACTATTATGTTTAGATAAAAGCCCGATCAAAGAATTCATTTTGAACTTAAGGCCTTCCATCTTACAAACACAAACGGCGAATTTCCCGGCCATGAGCAGTTCACCTTAACATACAAACAATACTAAGGTTTTAATGGTCTGAACCAATTTGTTCTTATTAAAGAACAAACCAAAACTTTAATAACATTCAACAAGATGCAAATCAAGACTGTTGTATAAATTACTTCAAAATTTTGTATACAATACAAAGTTAGCATGTTAAGGGACTATATAACCCTATCCGTGTTGATTTAAACCCGGTGTTTAGTTTTGATATGAAAGTCAAAATAACTTATTGAATTACTTTTATATTTTGTTGTGGGCCGAATATAGGGTTAATATATCAGGTCAGCCCATGGCTGTTATTTGCCGGTTATAGATGTGACACCCAAATATCGTTAACTTAAAGTTTTTTATGATGCCCATCTCCTACTTGCTTGGACATAATAAGAAAGGAAGGTGAAAAATGAAAATAGTTGTTCTTGATGGATACACCTTAAACCCCGGAGACCTTAGCTGGGAAAATTTTTCGGAAATTGGTGATCTGAAGGTTTTTGACAGGACAGCCCCCGAAGAGATCCTGGAACGAACGACTGACGCAAATATTGTGTTGACAAACAAAACCATGCTGACAGCTGAAAACATTGCGGCAATGAACAAGGTTGAGTATATCGGGGTTTTAGCAACAGGGGTGAATGTAGTCGATCTTGAATACACAAAAACAACCGGTATTACGGTTACCAACGTTCCCAATTATTCCGGTTCTTCATCAGCGCAAATGGTTTTTGCCTTAATTCTGGAATTGACAAACAGAGTGGGACACCACAGTCAGACGGTGATGGACGGAAAATGGTCGGAATCAAAGGATTTTTGCTATTGGGATTATCCTTTGGTGGAATTGGAAGGTATTACCTTAGGCATTGTCGGTTATGGCGGTATCGGTAAAGCGGTGGCGCGACTCGGATTGGCTTTCGGCATGAATATTCTGATCTACAACCGCTCTGTTCCCCCTGATCTTCCCGAGGGGATCACCTATTCGGATCTGGATAACCTGATCAAATCCAGCGATATCATATCCCTGCATTGTCCGTTGACGCCCCAGACAAAAGGAATGATTAATAAGGATACCCTGGCTCAAATGAAAAAAACAGCCTATTTAATCAACACCTCCCGGGGGCCGCTGGTTGTGGAAAACGAATTGGCAGATGCATTAAATAAAGGTATTATTGCCGGGGCTGCAATGGATGTCCTTGAGAAAGAACCCCCGGAGAAGTCCTGCCCGTTGCTGACGGCTAAAAACTGTTACATTACGCCCCATTTTGCCTGGGCAACGCTTGCATCAAGGGAAAGGCTGATGTCCATAGCCGTTGAAAACATAAAAAGCTATCTGGCAGGAAAACCTCAAAATGTAGTTCCCAAAAAATAAGAAACAATGGGAGATCCAGACGTTAGCACAAATGCGTAATTTTAAGTGCCTGTTTAAAAATTTGGTAATTTGGGCCATTCTCATATAATTCCAGTCGATTCATCTATTTTTAAACAGGCTCTAACCCCTCTATAAATTCCAAAAAAGAACTCCTTCATTTTTGTTGCGCCTTAGGGCTCATATTTCAATATGCTCCCTGGGGCGCGCTTTAAATACGAATAGAAATTCGGCGCAATATCTGCAGCACTTATCTTTTATCAACGACTCATCTAAAATGTTCAAAACGGTATGAATAAAATATCAATATGCATAAACTATGTTAAAAAGCTGACAATGCTGTGTTCAAAACCTGTTTAAAACCAATAAAAAACCGTGTTAAACAAGAATCTAAGCGATGTTAAAAAAAAAGCCTTATTGTTAATAAACAGGTTGATAAAATGTTAAAAATCAAGACGACATCATCTGAAATTTATTGAAAGACGGGTTGGAGTTAATATCAGGTTCAAAGATTTAAAAAATTATTAATAAAATGTCAATAAACATAGTACCATGTTTAAAAGTTGATAAATACTGTGTTTAAAACACGTTCAAAACGAATAAAAAACCATGTTAAATAATGATTTTAGCGCTGTTCAAAAAACATTATTGGGTTGTTGAAAACAGGTTAATAAAATGTTGAAAAAACGATTTCATATTGACAGAACATAAGTTTGTAAGTAAGTATCACTCACCTTATTTCCTGCATGTAAATTTTTACAATAGACAGGCTGCGTTATATGACCGGTAAAGAAAAACCAGATCCCCCCGGACGGATAAAAATCATGGCATCCTTTTCCAAACTGATGCAGGAAAAGGATTTTAGCTCCATTACTACGGCCCAAATTGCCAAAAATGCCGGAGTCACCGAAGGACTGATTTATAAATATTTTAAAGATAAAAAAGATCTACTTTACCAGGTACTTGACGCCCATTTCCAGGAATTTCATGAAAAAATAAAAAGCAGAATAGCCCAGGCCACATCCAGTATTGCAAAACTTGACCTGATTATTCTTGCCAGCCTTGAAGAGTATTTGGAAAACCGCCTGCTGTCTAAAATTCTGCTGCTTGAAGTCAGAAATTCCCAGGCTTTTTTCAATTCAGGCGCCTATGAAATGGTAACCATTTATGCACGCACCATCCTTAAAATAATTAGGGAAGGCATTGCCTCAGGTGAAATCGCAGCCGATACAAATCCCTATCTTTTACGAAAAGTTATTATAGGGGCCATTGAACATGCCTGTCTCGGGGAGGTTATTTTCGGTAAACCCCTGGATATAGAAAAAACGGCTTCCGGTATTTCACACATCATTTTTAACGGAGTGAAAGCATGACCCAGCTCAAAGAGATCACAGCAACAATTAACAATTACATCAAAAACGGGATCAAAAGTCTCAACGAAGATCGGGCAAAAAAGATTTTCAAAAAACTGGGATTACCCGTGGTACAGGAAATACGGCTGGAATCCATTGAAGATATCCAGGAGGCTGCTCAAACTATCGGTTATCCTGTTGTGCTAAAGGGTCTTGCAAAACAGATGCTGCATAAAACCGAAGCCGGTATGGTGGAAGTAGGTATCAGCAATGAAGTGCATCTAAAGGAAGCGGCTCAAAGAATGAAGTCCCGGGCCGGCGAAAGTTTTGAAGCCTTCCTGGTCCAACCCCGGATCCAGGGCCGAAGGGAATTTACCGCAGGCATGTTTAAAGACCCCCATTTTGGCCCGGTAATCATGTTCGGGGTAGGCGGTGTTCTCACCGAAGCCTTGAAGGACATGGTCTTGCGACTTGCCCCATTATCCGAAGTAGACCTTGATAACATGCTGGATAACCTGAAAGCCAAAGCCCTTCTGGGGTCATTCAGGGGAGAGACGGCTATAAACCGTGCAGAACTTAAATCCGTACTCCGTGGACTGTCTGACCTGGCCATGGCCTGCCCGGGAATACGCGAAATTGATATCAACCCTTTGATTATCAGCCCGGACGGCTCACCTGTGGCAGTTGACGGGTTGATGATCCTTGAAAAATCCGAAAACTTTAACATACAGGTGCATAAAAATATTAATTTCAATGGCTTACAAAACATTTTTTATCCCAAAACCATCGCTTTTGTGGGGGCCTCTGCAGTTCCGGGCAAATGGGGTCATACACTACCCACAAACGCCTATGCCGGGGGATTCAAAGGCGATATATTTCTGATTAATCCCAAGGGCGGCACTATTATGGGCCGGAATGTATACAAAACCATTGATGACATAGAAGGCGATGTGGATCTGGCTGTGGTAACCGTGCCTGCAAGCCGGGTAATGGACTTGATTCCCGCCCTGAAAAAAAAGCATGTCAAAGGCATGGTGCTGATAACCAGCGGTTTCAGAGAGGTCGGGGACCAGGGCAGACAGCTGGAGGATGAGATCATGGCTTCTGCCGAAAAAGCCGGAATCCTGGTCATCGGCCCCAACACCATGGGCCTGTGCAATCCCCATGCATCACTTTACGTTTGCGGAGCCAATGCCCTTCCACTTCCCGGCTCCATCGCCCTTGTGTCCCAGTCGGGCAATCTCGGCACCCAGCTTCTGGCCTTTGCCGAGCAGCAGGGCATCGGCATCCGGGTATTTGTGGGCTCAGGTAATGAAGCCATGATCACTATTGAAGATTATATGCAGGCTCTTGAACCCGATGACCTGACCCGCACCGTGGTCCTGTATATCGAAAGCGTGAAAGATGGGCGCCGGTTTTTTGAATCTGCCGCCCGGCTATCAAAAATCAAACCCGTGGTGGTGCTCAAAGGCGGAAGAACTCAAGATGGGGAAAAGGCTGCTTCCAGCCATACCGGAGCCATGGCCTCGGATGCAGGCGTGTTTAATGCAGTCTGCACCCAGGCCGGGATTATCCAGGTGGAGCAACCCATGGAGCTTTTAGATATGTCAACCGTATTTTCATCCCTGCCCATGCCCAAGGGAGGACGTGTGGCCATCATGACCCTAGGCGGCGGATGGGGTGTGGTCACCACAGACCTTTGTGCAGAATACGGACTTGTGGTGCCAAAACTTTCCAAAGAAATCATTGAACGGCTTAACAACTGCCTGCCGGACTTCTGGAGTCATGGCAATCCTGTGGATATTGTGGGCGAAGGGGACCCGGAAATACCCAAAATTTGCCTGGAGGAACTTTTAAAATGGGATGGGTGTGATGCGGTCATTCACCTGGGTATCCACGGCAGACGCATCCTGGTTAATGCCATGGCCAACGCTGCGCTGAAAGCAGATCCCGATACAACACAGGAAGCAGCAGACATGTTTATGGCAAACCTTCTCAAAGAAGAAGAGCATTACACCCGATATACCGTCGAAATGACGCAAAAATACAACAAACCAGTAGTCGGTGTCAGTCTTTTAACCGATGAATTGAGCCGCACCCTTTACCGTTATGACGATCTTGACTATAAGGGGGTATTTTTTCCTTCGCCGGAACGTGCTGTCAAGGCGTTGGCCGGAATGGTCCGGTACAAAAAATGGCTTGATTCGGCAAAATATAATATATAAACCCAAAACCAGGAGAGACTCATGAGCAAAAAAATTACCACTTCCAGCCTGATGAAGATGAAACAGGAAGGAAAAAAAATAACCGCCCTCACCGCCTATGACTATCCCTTTGCCGCCATGGTGGACCGTGCCGGAATCGACCTCATCCTTGTGGGCGATTCCGTTGCCATGGCGGTCCAGGGCTGGGATACCACCCTGCCCGTAACCATGGATGAGATGATTTATCATACAAAACTTGTGACCCGGGCCTGCACAAGATCCCTGGTAGTGGGTGACATGCCCTTCATGTCCTACCAGAGTGGTCTGGATAAAGCTGTTGAAAACGCCGGGCGGTTTTTAAAGGAAGCCGATGCCACCGCTGTAAAACTTGAAGGCGGTGCTGCTGTATGTCCTGCCATTTCAGCCATGGTAAAAGCGGGAATACCTGTCCAGGCCCACATTGGCCTTACACCCCAATCCGTACATCAGATGGGGGGATTCAAGGTGCAGCGGGATGAAGAGCGTCTGCTCAAAGACGCCAAAGATGTTGAGGCTGCCGGGGCTTTTTCCGTGGTTTTGGAAGGTATTCCCTCTGCCATTGCTGAAAAAATTACCCAGGCCCTGTCCATTCCCACCATCGGCATCGGCGCCGGTCCCTTTTGCGACGGCCAGATTCTGGTGTTCCACGATATGCTGGGTATCAATGACGGATTTATGCCCAAATTCGTGAAAAAGTACGTGGACATCGCGGCCCTGGCTGCCCAGGGGCTCAATGAATATATTAAAGAAGTTCAGGATGGCAGTTTTCCGGCCAAGGAACATGAATACAAATAAAAATATAATTATGAATACGCCCAAACGTAGATTTTCCGTGATCGGCTGTGGACGGGTGGGGATCTGTTTAGCCGCATTCCTCTTTAAAAAAGAGTATCAACCTGCAGGTTTTTTCAGCAGGAGCAAGACTTCGGCCCAGGCCGCCAGAACAGCAGCCGGGTGCGGCACGGTGTTTGATACGGCTGCTGAGTGTGCCCGGGCCGGGGACATCGTTTTTATCACCACTCCTGACGGCTTAATAGAGAGTATTTGTGGCGATCTTGCCCAACAAAATGCCCTGGGACCGGAAACCATGGTTTTTCACCTGTCAGGCGCCCATTCTTCAGAAATTCTTGCCCAGGCAAAGCAGGCCGGGGCAGTTGTGGGCTCCATTCATCCCTTGCAGTCCTTTACCCTTTATGAGCCGGGGCAGGCAAGTCCCTTTGAAGGAATCAATATTTCTGTTGAAGGGGACCCCGATGCCCTTTCCCAGGGCAAGGACATTGCTGCAGCCCTTGGTGCTCAGGCCTTTGCCATCCCAACGGAATCCAAAACCCTTTACCATGCCTCGGCTGTGGTTGCCTCCAACTACCTTGTGACCCTGGTGCGGTTTGCCCTGACCCTTTTAATGGAAACAGGACTTCGGGAAGATGTGGCATTTGAAATTTTGTCGCCCTTGATCCAGGGCACTCTTTCTAATATCGGCTCCAAGGGCTGCACCCGCGCCCTGACAGGCCCTGTGGTCCGGGGGGATCATGAAACAGTATCCCGGCACCTGGCTGACATTGACGAAAAAATACCCGAATTTTCAATCCTTTACCGTCTGCTGGGCGCCCATACCCTGGATATTGCCAAAGCCGGGGAAGGACTGCCTGAAGAAGCGGAACAAATACTATCCAAACTTTTTGAAATGTAAAACTCGATCATCAAGTTTTAACGATCACTCCATCTTCTGTTTAAAACCACGGAAGACACGGAAAGCACTGAAAGTTAATCCGTGTCCTTCCGTGCTTTCCGTGGTTTATCCAACTACCTATATTTTATAAAGAGTCAACGGCGCACGCCCTTCTGCTTCAAGTTCCTGGTTGGCCTGATCCAGCAGCGGTTTTGAGGAAATAACGGAAATACCCTTGGCAGCGTCATCCCGGAAAAAATACCGACCTGCCGTTTCCGCAACTTTTTGCTTGTCTAATCCCAGCAGCGCATCCTTGAACCCCTTACGAATTTCATCGGATAACTTGGTTATTTGACGATAAAAAGCTTTCATGGCAGAAGGTGCCGGTGTTTCCGGCTTATCAATGTCCGAACAGACCTGAAGGATGGCTTCTTTTACGTCTGTCCCGGTGAACTGTCCCTGGGTGATAAAATCACAGGCATCTGCGTAAACATCCAGGGTCCGTTTGATATGGGGGTCACGGTAGGAGCCAAATGAAAAAATACCCTCTTCCATATTGTACAAGGCAAATCCGCCGTATGCCCCGCCCTTTTCCCTGATTTCCCGGTGCAAAAACAGGGAACGCAAAAGCTTGGCAATAACGGACAAGGCTGGTGCGTCTTCATGGGAGATGCGCACCGCTTTAAAGGACTGTCCCACAAAGGAGACAGCTGTATTTGTCATCCAACCATCGTAGGGCTGCAGGGTATCTGTTTCTATCTGTGGTGTATAAAAGGCCTGGCTGCTGCCGTTGGGCAGGTTTTCGTAAATGTTTTCAATACGTTTATCTGCCTGGACCATGGACGAAGCAGACCCGATAACAGCAGGTTTAAAATTATCTTTTCTCATGATGGCGGAAGCTATGGCAGAAAGGTCTTTCTCCAGTTCAACCAGGGCCTGGGCGCCTGTTTTCTCATTATTCACCCTGGCGGTAAGATCCTTGATCCGGGTGTACTGGGCGATGCCATGCCACATTTCATTGATACTGGCAGCCGTTGACAAATGGCGGGCAGAGAGGGTTATGGCATACCTGTGACCGGACCCGACAATGGAGGCTTCAAGACCTGCCTGATATTGTAAAATAAGGCTTTTGAGCCGATCATGGTCTTTGAATCCACTCTCATTAATATATTCATCCACCATATCAAAAAGATAGTCAATATTCCGGTCCAAAGCTTTTCCCTGTAACGCCAGAAAGCAGTGGCCGTCACCCTTATTATCAAAGTGAGTGCCGGAAAAAGGAGACATGGAAATGCCGCCGGTATAAAGGTCCATACGTTCGGCCATCTGTACATATGAAGAACTTTTTGTACCTGCATTCGTAAAGGCCCGTGCAAAAAACGGCACCATGGGAAAAAGATCCGGCGCAATGTTTCCGGCACCTACCGGGCAGGTAAAGTAGAGGATGCCCGAAGTGGCCTTGTCAAAGGCGGTGGCGCAGGTAATGCCCTTGATGGTGTCAGGGTGAACTATTTCAATCTCAGGCGGCACGTCTTCAAGGGCCAGAGTGGGCAAAACATCCAGGTTTTCTTCTGTTTCCTGGCGTTTTTTCAGGGCTTTTGCATCCTCATTGATTTGCGCCAGTTCTGCTTCACCCAGGGATTTTCGTATTTTCTGAAGTTCATGTCGTACATTTTCGGCCTGGCGGGCTTCAATATCTTTATCCGGGGCAAGGGTAAACAGCAACCTGTGAGGATTATCCAGAAAATACCGGCGAATTCGGTCTTCCAGGAAAGGACCTTTGGCCAGCTCTTCCTGCAATCTCTTTAAATCATTGTCAATATTGATGGCGGTTACGGGATCACCTTCATGAACAATGATTGGAGCAATACCCACAAGCAGTTTTATACCATACGGGTATGGTGTATTGGTGATCTCCTTGCGGGAAAATTCGATCTGATGGATGGCAGAATCTATTAAATGTTGATCAATTCCTTTGTCGGCAAGAGTTTCAAGGGTATTAAAAATAATTTTTTCCACTTCGGGAACCGCAGAGACTTCAATATCTTTCAGCCCGCAGGCAAACATGGTGTCCCGGTTATCTGAATCAAACCCTGTACCATCGCACAGGGCAGAACCCAGGGCGCTGTCAATGAGTGCTTTTCTCAAGGGAGATGCGGAATTTCCAAGGAGAATCTGTTCAAGCACGGCCATAACCAGCACTTCAAAATCATCCGCGATATCAGGCGTCAGCCAAGCCACACACCCCTGATATTTAGCAGCGATATTATCGGTGTCTGAGTAGCTATATGCCTGGGTCATGGTTTTAGGAGCCTGCCACCGGGGCTGGGAAGGCACCCGGGTGTCCATTTCAAGAAAATCAAACCTGGAGAGTACCTTTTTTTCAATAAAGCTTAAGCTCTCTTCCAGGGGCAAATCCCCATAAGTATAAAAATAACTGTTGGACGGATGATAATACTTTGCGTGAAATGCCTTAAGATCCTCGTGGGTGAGTTTTGGAATGTCTGCGGGTTCGCCGCCTGAGTTATTGGCATAGGTGGTGTCCGGGTAAAGCCCTTTAAGCAGCGCCCGGGACATGACCTGGCCAGGGGAAGACATGGCACCTTTCATTTCATTGTAAACCACCCCTTTATACACCAGTTCAGGTTCCCCGTTTTCCCCTGGTTCCAATTCAAGCCGATGGCCTTCCTGCTTGAAGCTTAAGTGATCAATATCCGGAAAAAACGCCGCATCCAGATAAACATCCATCAGGTTGTAATAATCTTTTTTATTCTGGGTAGAAAAAGGATACATAGTCCAGTCTGATGCGGTGAAGGCATTCATGAAGGTAGACAGGCTTCGTTTGAGCATGGAAAAAAAAGGATCCCGGACCTTGTATTTTTCGGACCCGCACAGCACGGTATGCTCAAGAATATGGGCAACCCCTGTGGAATCCGTGGGTACGGTTCTGAAAAATACCCCAAACGTATTTTCCTTATCTTTATTGGCAATATGGATGTGGACAGCTTTTGTCTTTTCGTGAACCAGTTGAATGAGATGGGCATTAATTGCAGGCAGGGGCGATACCTGTTGAATTTTGTAGCCGCAGATGGTCTGCCCGGGTGTAAATGATGCAGTCTTATTCATATATTTTCCTGTAAAAAGTTTCCCTTAACCGTCTTAGGGGCATGGGCCTTTTTTCGCATATTTTTATTTATTATAGGGATTACGAATTCGGGTGATCCCGGGCTCAATATAAAAGTCTCTATAGAAAACTAAATTCTTTTGTAAATTCCCCGGCTGACCCGTTCTATTTTTTTTATTTTATCCAGCCTGAAAATGATATTTCTCAATTTTTTATCGTCAAAACCTGTGGCCGCCTTAATGGTCTTAAAATTAGTGCCTTCCGGATGGTTGCCGATGATATTCAACACAATGGAAGATGCACTCTTTTTTCTTGGGGTCCGGATTTTGTTTTTCTGTTTGCTCGACGGATGACTCTGATAAATCAATTGTTCTAGCTTGTCAAGCCTTTTGTGAATATTAGCAATATCTTCTTTAGCTGGAATGTCCAGGTGATGAAGAAGCATTTTAATAAAGCCCTCCCAATTGTTGCCCAATTCTCTAGGTTCCATGTGTCAATCCTTCTTGAAACTGAAATTTTTCCGACTTCCTTAAAAAAGACCGATAAATCCCGTTCAGTGGTGTTAATTTAGTTATAGTAATTTTTTTTAAGGCGCTGGTTTGTGATCCAACCCGCTTTTTTAATATGATAATTTTTAATTTTTACTTCTTAAATCTCTCAAAGTCAAGTAGACCATATCTAAATAAGTAAAAAAAGTATCTGGCAACAGATCTTAAATTTTATGGAAATTAATAAAAAACTGTGATTTACTGGTATTTACCTTAAAAATTTCAAAGGAAAACCGCTACTGTCAATCTTTTATTCCTTTTCCAGGGCGAAAAGTATTTGGCATATGGCCTTCTGGAAATAAACAGCCAATAAACGGAGAGCAAAAAGAGGAATGACGCATCCTGGGGAGTTATTAAAAAAAAACGGGTTATATGCCGGAAAAGAGTTGGGGCAAAATTTTTTGTCCAGCCCTGCTACAGCCCAGATGATTGTAGATAGAACCGGGGTTGATAAAGAAACGATCGTACTTGAAATCGGTCCGGGTTTAGGGGCAATCACCCTGCCTTTAGCAAGGGCCTGCAAGCAGGTTGTGGCTGTTGAAAAAGACCGCCGTATAATTCCCCTGCTTGAAGAGGAACTGGCCGGAGAAGGAATCTGCAATGTTACGATTATCAATCAGGACATTTTAAAAACAGATATAAAACAGATCGCAGGGACAGAAAAACTTGTGGTGATCGGGAATCTACCGTACAATATTTCATCCCAAATCCTTTTTAAGCTGATTACAATCCGGCAGGTTGTAACACGTGCGTTTCTGATGTTTCAAAAGGAACTTGCCGAACGTCTTCTTTCATCACCCGGTTCCAAAGACTATTCAAGGCTTTCTGCGGTGGTTCAGTATGCATCAAAAATCAGCCGGGTTACAGATCTCGGGGCCAATAATTTTTTTCCCAGGCCGGAAGTGGACTCCACAGTCCTGCGCTTTGATTTTTTTGAAACCCAAGGCATGGGAGAAGAAGATGAGACCCTGTTATTCAGCGTAATCAAGGCAGGATTTTCCAAACGAAGAAAAACCCTTCACAATGCCATGTCCGGCGGGGAACTGGGCCTAACAAAAGAAATCGTGGGTACTGCGCTTGAAAGTGCCGGCATTGACTCCTCACGGCGGGCTGAAACCTTAAGTGTCCAGGAATTCATAGACCTGTCCAAGGCAGTTGGAAAGGTTAGACCCATGAATCATGATTGAATCAAGAATATCCATAGATAAGCTAATTGATGTTGTCCGCCAGGGCGGCCAAGTTAAAACCGGGGTGGATGTGTATGACGGTAAAGGCACCTTGCTCTTGGCCAAAGATGTGTTGGTGAATAAAACAAAACCGCTTAAAATCATACGAAATAATGGCCTTCGGCATATACCCGTGGCAAGCAACGGAGGTGTGTTTGACGCCTCCGGTAATAAAATAGACATGGGACCCGCCAACATGCCTGACACTTTGCCGGATTCATTTTTTAATCCGGAAC
This genomic window contains:
- a CDS encoding NADP-dependent isocitrate dehydrogenase encodes the protein MLDVLNLNFNRGINMTETIRWTRTDEAPLLATHSLLPIIKSYLKGSDIEIELRDISLAGRVAANWSDRLKDDQKHSDDLAFLGELAVDPAGNIIKLPNISASVPQLKAAIKELQDNGYDVPDYPDEPKNDEEAAIKERYSKNLGSAVNPVLREGNSDRRAAVAVKEFAKKNPHTMGPWSPDSKTDVASMTEGDYYGTEVATTVEKACDVNIELVGADGSKTVLKEKLALETAEVINACVMSKKALRAYVAKAIQEAKDRGVLLSAHLKATMMKVSDPIFFGHIVYVFFQDVFDKHADTFKEIGVNPNMGLGDLYKRIETLPADKKAEIEADIQACYEKRPPLAMVNSDKGITNLHVSSDVIIDASMPAMIRNSGKMWGPDGEAADTLAMIPDRAYAGVFQAAIDDCKKNGAFDPATMGTVQNVGLMAKKAEEYGSHDKTFEIPAAGTVKVVDTAGNVLLERPVEEGDVFRMCQVKDAPIQDWVKLAVNRGRLTGFPVVFWLDSNRAHDAELIKKVEKYLPDHDTSGLEIDIMAPTEACTFSCGRVRKTQDTIAASGNVLRDYLTDLFPILELGTSAKMLSIVPLMAGGGLFETGAGGSAPKHIQQFLEEGHLRWDSLGEFLAFAESLEYIGNKGNATAKIYAKALGEANTKFLEERKNPSRKVNEIDNRGSHFYLAMYWAQALAAQDEDAALKERFAKVAKAMEENEQKINDELLSAQGSPVDIGGYYVIDFDKTTAAMRPSSTMNQIVDNA
- a CDS encoding D-2-hydroxyacid dehydrogenase, whose product is MKIVVLDGYTLNPGDLSWENFSEIGDLKVFDRTAPEEILERTTDANIVLTNKTMLTAENIAAMNKVEYIGVLATGVNVVDLEYTKTTGITVTNVPNYSGSSSAQMVFALILELTNRVGHHSQTVMDGKWSESKDFCYWDYPLVELEGITLGIVGYGGIGKAVARLGLAFGMNILIYNRSVPPDLPEGITYSDLDNLIKSSDIISLHCPLTPQTKGMINKDTLAQMKKTAYLINTSRGPLVVENELADALNKGIIAGAAMDVLEKEPPEKSCPLLTAKNCYITPHFAWATLASRERLMSIAVENIKSYLAGKPQNVVPKK
- a CDS encoding TetR/AcrR family transcriptional regulator encodes the protein MTGKEKPDPPGRIKIMASFSKLMQEKDFSSITTAQIAKNAGVTEGLIYKYFKDKKDLLYQVLDAHFQEFHEKIKSRIAQATSSIAKLDLIILASLEEYLENRLLSKILLLEVRNSQAFFNSGAYEMVTIYARTILKIIREGIASGEIAADTNPYLLRKVIIGAIEHACLGEVIFGKPLDIEKTASGISHIIFNGVKA
- a CDS encoding acetate--CoA ligase family protein, with amino-acid sequence MTQLKEITATINNYIKNGIKSLNEDRAKKIFKKLGLPVVQEIRLESIEDIQEAAQTIGYPVVLKGLAKQMLHKTEAGMVEVGISNEVHLKEAAQRMKSRAGESFEAFLVQPRIQGRREFTAGMFKDPHFGPVIMFGVGGVLTEALKDMVLRLAPLSEVDLDNMLDNLKAKALLGSFRGETAINRAELKSVLRGLSDLAMACPGIREIDINPLIISPDGSPVAVDGLMILEKSENFNIQVHKNINFNGLQNIFYPKTIAFVGASAVPGKWGHTLPTNAYAGGFKGDIFLINPKGGTIMGRNVYKTIDDIEGDVDLAVVTVPASRVMDLIPALKKKHVKGMVLITSGFREVGDQGRQLEDEIMASAEKAGILVIGPNTMGLCNPHASLYVCGANALPLPGSIALVSQSGNLGTQLLAFAEQQGIGIRVFVGSGNEAMITIEDYMQALEPDDLTRTVVLYIESVKDGRRFFESAARLSKIKPVVVLKGGRTQDGEKAASSHTGAMASDAGVFNAVCTQAGIIQVEQPMELLDMSTVFSSLPMPKGGRVAIMTLGGGWGVVTTDLCAEYGLVVPKLSKEIIERLNNCLPDFWSHGNPVDIVGEGDPEIPKICLEELLKWDGCDAVIHLGIHGRRILVNAMANAALKADPDTTQEAADMFMANLLKEEEHYTRYTVEMTQKYNKPVVGVSLLTDELSRTLYRYDDLDYKGVFFPSPERAVKALAGMVRYKKWLDSAKYNI